TCGGCCGATGTCCTGGGGATCGACGATCGGGTACAGGAACCCACGCGCCCCGTGCGCGCTGCGCACGACGAGGGCCGCCCCGTCCGCCATGTGCGCGCCAAGGTGCGCGATCACCTTGGCCTTGTCCTCGGCCGCCATGCCCACGAGCGCGGCCAGGAAGACGACATCATACGTAGCGAGCACGTCGGTGAGGTCCGCGACGTCGGCGGTGTGGAACGACATGCGGGCGCCCACGTCCCTGTCCGCGCGGAACAACCTGCTCGCGCGGGCGTTGGCCGCGCCGCACAGGTCGTAGTTGTCGAACACCGTGTCGGGCAGGTGGCGCGCGGCGAGGACGTAGGAGCTGAACGGCAGCGGGCCGGAGCCGATGAAGGCGACACGGGCCGGGGCGATGCCGCCGGGCACGTAGCGCGACAGGAGCTCGTACTCCAGCTTGCTGAGGTTGATGTAGTTGCTGTAGTAGGGGAAGACGCCGAGGTGGTCGAGCGGGTTGTCGAAGGCGGCGAGCATGTCGGAGTAGTGCGCCTCCAGCTTCCCCTCGGCCTCGGAGCAGAGGCGGATGAGGCCCTCGCGCATCGCTTGCGCCTCCGGGCCGAGCTCGGTCACGTCCACGGGGCTCGGGGGGACGCACGCGGTGACGAGGTCGGTGAAGAGCGCGTCGACGGCGGGGCACGGGCTGAGCGAGGGCAGCTTGGCGATGGCGGCGTGGAGGCCGGTGATCTTCTGGACCAGGGCGTCCACCTCCTTGTTCTGGGCGTCCATTTTAATGTGTTCTTAGTGGAGTGGCCGATCGAGTTGCTTGATGAGCTATGGAACGAGCGGTACGGGGTATATGTAGTGTAGCTGCCGTTAGAGCACTCATCGACGGAGGTGGAAAAGTTGTGCATGCATGCAAGCTTCACGCGTCCCTGCCCAATATGGCTGGTTTCATGCCTCTGCTCTGACGTGCTCACGTCCGGCTGATGACGTGGACAGCGTTTTCTATGCCCTTTTCCTCTAGATCGTTTTTTTCCGGAAAATATAAAGAGTGTACACAAATTAAGGAggatatttttctttttagacctCAACGCGGATCTTTGGAACATGGGACCAATGCACTCGAAATGGAAAAACAGTTATAGAAAAATCAAAAAGAGTCAGGAATTTCTAGAACtttattgcaatgaacatgatctagtGCAATACCCGTGTGAAAAGTTTCATAGAGGAATGACTATTGTGGTATTCTGGGAGAACAAACAAACAAACTCGACACTATACATAAGTTACTATTCATGCCTTTTGTAATCTCAGATTTGTTTTCTTGGCCGTGGAGTCGATCGAAGCTAGTCCTTCACAAAAAATTTCACGAGTGTAATGCTTGATCATGTTTGATTCCAAAAAGATTAAGGAATTTTTGACTCTTTTTGAACTTTCTAATATTTTCTTTCATTTTGGGTGTAATGGGACCCGAGGCCCATTGTCTATTTCCGATACATAAATTGCTTTAACTAGATAATGCCCCACGCGTTGTTGCGGTAACTTTATTAAAAAATGTGTAAATAGTTGCTAAAAATAACTATATCTAATGAAAAGAAAGTATAAGCTTGAAAATCAATAGAAGAAAGAGTctaaaagtaaaataaaaacTTTTGAATTACAGTTAAAAATGTCATTAAAAAAATGTGAAGAATGACTAATATGAATGTATGACGTGGCAGTGTTACATGCATAGACTAATGCAATTGAAAACAATTGTAATTTATAAGTTAATGCATGACTTGCTTATGTGGTTGATTTTGCATGACTTAGTGGGGGAGAAGACTTAAATGCATGACTTAGTAGGACGTTGAAGTGAGCTTAAAAATTAATAAAAAAAGTGTTTAAAAGTAGAATAAAAACTTCGGAGTTACATGATAACATGAATGTAAGATGTGGCAGCTTACATGCATAGACTAATGCAATTAAAAATAATTGTAATTTATAAGTTAAATGCATGACTCGCTTATGTGGCTGATTTTAATTGGCTTAGTGGGACATAAGACTTAAATGCATGGCTTAGTGGGATGTTGAGGTGGACACTTTGCATGTTAAAAGAATTGGGATCAACTTTTTAAGAATGCACGATTATGATGATTACTACCCGCCAGATTGATCGATATTGCCGCCAAAGCTAAGCTCATATGTAACAAGAAAAATGCCGCTGTTAGAAACCAAATTCACTTCATTCTTTCAATATGCAATCGAACTTACTTCAAGCCAATGGTTGCGACCTCCGGATGTGACTTTAGGTGGCCTAGCCCACGTGGCGCTGATCTTGGGCATGGGATGTACGTAACTAAATGGTCCTATCATTTTATTTTACCGGGGAATTAAGAgacgaaaagtatacttttctcaGATATATAGGTACAATATTTTATAAAACCAGATGGTGCTCCGCACGTTGTTGCAGGAATGTTTTGCAATATTTCAATGAAGTTTTGGTTATATGGAACATGAATATTTGAAATAATAGTTTTTGAAAGTATATAATAATTTGATTTAAATATCATAATAGAATGGAATTgtacatgcatgcatgtttgcATGTTGAAGTGGATTTTTAATAtacatagttgcatgttttgtgAGCCTTTTTCTATGCATGTTGAATGATGAGATGACATGTTGTATGTTGAGAGAAATAtgttagtgggggctagctatttagatatgaAAGATATACATGTGCAAATTAAGATTCATTCTTTTTAAGTAAGAGGATAAGGGGCATCGTCACTATGCACACATCTGTGAAAGGTCGTTGACATAACAATTGTAGTGTACGTAATACTTGATGTGGTTATTGCGAATGTTATGTTTTATATATAACTACAGTGAGGTGGTTCAGAGCCTTGGCACAATCTCTATTCATCATTGCCTAAGGGAAGTCAATAAAGTGGCGTATAAACTAGCTAGAAATGCTTTTGATTCTAGTTCCTTTTATGTTTGGGATGGAGATCCTCCCGTTTTTAATTTAAATGACATTCTGAATGAAGGATTTTCATAAAAGAACTATAGTGGGTGGATGGGGTCGGGAGTCGTAAGGCTAGTGGTGGAAGTAATACAGGAACATgaatgccacataagcaaaaaaagTGATGTTGCAAGTAATTAAAGAGGATGGAGAGACAAATAGAGTAAcataaggctggtcatagtggggagtaacatatattagtatcatgcatatgatactagtgtatgatactatatccatagtgcatagtatcataaagtagtatcatagatggtctcatttattgccatgcaagacACATAGTAACATCACATTTATTATGTTATGGTATCTATCTATGTTACTATGATCTTCTCTCTCTTCTTTAATCCCCTGCCACGTAAGCATGTTACGAGTCCCAAGTATATGATACTACTTATgttacccccactatggccagcctaaTATGTTACCATCACATAGCGGTTCCCAATGTAAAATACTAATACAAAGTAATAAATGAAGTGGTGCATgacactacatatatgttactacccactataaaggtagtaacatagactagtaacatactagtataagttactccccactaatGTACCCACTTAAGTGCCTTGAGCATCCAACTCCAATCTGATGGGCTTGTTTTCTCTCTATTTTTTGAACCATAGGCTCAACTTCTATCGTAGTCATCACTCTATGTACAGAGCAAAGAAGATATTTGCACGTAGTCTCACTAGCACAAGCATTGTTAATAAACATATAAGTATCACCATGTGCAATTGATTACCAGGTGCATTCACAACATGATAACAGACACATGGTTTGGTTTGGTGCTATTCCATCAACAGTGACCTCACACCTGAATAGCTTCTACAGTCAACTACATGTACAATGAACCACACAAAAATGATGATAGGCAATACTATAAAATGTAAATTTACCAAAATCTTGTGCAAAAGCAGCATGCACAATTTCTAAAACAATGAGACTAGGACACACATTCCTAAGATCAAGCATATTACAACCTTATTATATCAAAAGGGAGAAGACAATAAAACATGCACACGATTACCTTTGTCTTTATCTGATTCCCTCGACGGATAACAAATAATCCAAACTAAGATGAAGGATATTCAATTTCTAGCTCGCTGCAATCATCCAAGAATGGAGGCAGGCATACAAATGAATACATTGTTGGCTAAAGACAGGTGCAAGGTCAACATCTAATAATTGGTGGATGTTGATGTTGTTCCCTTGATCCTATGGAGCGTTTAGAGGCCCTTCCCGTCCACGTAGAAGCATCTACTAGGGGGTACCCATCACGAGAACAATAGCTGGACAACACACTGAATGTGACACCACAGTTCGTGAGGTACCAAGGTCCCATGTTAATGATTATCGGCAGAGGAAGGAGTTTGACATTGAGGGAGAAAAGGGATGTGGTTGAATTGAATACCCAAGTCGCAATTGGTGGTGACGCAAGGCTGGGTTGGGCCGCCATGGTCAGTGAGCAGGACCAAGCTGCCTCCGTCTTCAGCCACTGATCGCCCTCCTCCGGCCTCACGTGCCACAAGCTGCACTTGGGAGGCCCTCATCGTGTGGAGATCCTCCATGGCAGGGGATAAGAGATGGATATAACACAAGTCCTTCCCTTTCTGGTTGCTGACAACAACAAAGAGCAAAGCGAGCAATGATTGATAGAATAGGGGGGCCATGGTGTAGAAGCAAAGCATTGAGGGCACGCGCCGACTCATAGACCGCGGGAATTCAGTTGACAATGACGCGGGCTCTGCGATAGAAAAACAAAGGAGCAAGAACCATGAGTGGTAGCAAGGTCAAGCACATCATGCGTGCCCAGTGTGTAGAAGCGTGTGGTGGCCTCGAGAGAAGCTAGTAGTCAGAATGACATAAAGTCCAGAGCGGCGGCGACATATCAAGGGCTAGCTAGATGAGGGTGGTGGGCCGATGGCGTGCAACAGGCAGATGCAACGAAGCACGGGTGCGCCATCCTCCTCGCTATTCGTGTAGCCGCCGCTGTCGTTGGTTATAGGAAGCTATTGGAGAGGATCGGATGGATAAGGCAATGTGCGCACAAGAGTGTTTCAACCAGCATTTAGATGGGCCCATGATGTAGTCACCCAC
This genomic interval from Triticum urartu cultivar G1812 unplaced genomic scaffold, Tu2.1 TuUngrouped_contig_3984, whole genome shotgun sequence contains the following:
- the LOC125527469 gene encoding probable nicotianamine synthase 4; amino-acid sequence: MDAQNKEVDALVQKITGLHAAIAKLPSLSPCPAVDALFTDLVTACVPPSPVDVTELGPEAQAMREGLIRLCSEAEGKLEAHYSDMLAAFDNPLDHLGVFPYYSNYINLSKLEYELLSRYVPGGIAPARVAFIGSGPLPFSSYVLAARHLPDTVFDNYDLCGAANARASRLFRADRDVGARMSFHTADVADLTDVLATYDVVFLAALVGMAAEDKAKVIAHLGAHMADGAALVVRSAHGARGFLYPIVDPQDIGRGGFEVLAVCHPDDDVVNSVIIAQKTNDVHEYGLGNGRGGRYARGTVPVVSPPCRFGEMVADVTQKREEFANAELAF